Proteins co-encoded in one Natrarchaeobius halalkaliphilus genomic window:
- a CDS encoding cupredoxin domain-containing protein, with translation MPSDEPRSRRKVLQLGSAVAATAFIAGCGGPGDENGEEPGNGNGVEPENGAEPGNGNGENGDPEANGEPENGEENGNGNDDNGENDENGENGDAIDPDDEIMLGGETQAWMGQEPESIADEENPTLTLEEGESYEITWENLDGVGHNIEIRDDDDEVVDDYETEIIDEEGETQTLEVDEVTDEMAAYVCEPHEGTMHGDIEVE, from the coding sequence ATGCCATCAGACGAACCACGATCCCGACGAAAAGTCCTTCAGCTCGGAAGCGCTGTCGCTGCCACGGCGTTCATCGCAGGCTGTGGCGGACCCGGCGACGAGAACGGCGAAGAGCCCGGAAACGGAAACGGAGTGGAACCGGAAAACGGAGCCGAACCCGGCAACGGAAACGGTGAAAACGGCGACCCCGAGGCGAATGGAGAGCCCGAAAACGGTGAAGAAAACGGGAACGGAAACGACGACAACGGAGAGAACGACGAGAACGGCGAAAACGGCGACGCGATCGATCCCGACGACGAGATCATGCTCGGCGGCGAGACTCAGGCGTGGATGGGCCAGGAACCGGAGTCCATCGCCGACGAGGAGAATCCGACGCTCACCCTGGAAGAAGGAGAGTCCTACGAGATCACCTGGGAGAATCTGGACGGAGTCGGCCACAACATCGAGATTCGAGACGACGACGACGAAGTAGTCGACGACTACGAAACCGAAATCATAGACGAAGAGGGAGAAACCCAAACGCTCGAGGTCGACGAAGTTACCGACGAGATGGCAGCCTACGTCTGTGAGCCCCACGAAGGCACGATGCACGGCGACATCGAGGTTGAGTAA
- a CDS encoding DUF7556 family protein — protein MATNPHATTNTDTIVGSIDAGDASHCDEYVIADISADGAWLSMQAEAAPTLTAWR, from the coding sequence ATGGCGACGAATCCCCACGCCACGACGAATACCGACACGATCGTCGGATCGATCGACGCCGGCGACGCGAGTCACTGCGACGAGTACGTCATCGCGGATATCTCGGCGGACGGCGCGTGGCTCTCGATGCAGGCGGAGGCCGCACCGACGCTGACAGCCTGGCGATAA